CCGGGTTGCCCCGCGCCGGACGATGAGCCGGTGGGCTACGTCGACGTGAGCGGGGTCCGGCACACGCTGCCGGGCGGCCGGGTGCTGCTGGACGACGTCTCCTTCCGGGTCGGCGACGGCGCCCGCGCGGCGCTGGTCGGCGAGAACGGCGCGGGCAAGACGACGCTGCTGCGGATCGTCGCCGGCGACCTTGTGCCCGAGGCCGGCACGGTCAGCCGCAGCGGCGGCCTGGGCGTCATGCGGCAGTTCATCGGCTCGGTGCGCGACGACACCACCGTGCAGCGCTTCCTCGTCGACCTGTCCGCGCCGGCGGTCCGGGAGGCCTGGGACACCCTCGAGGCCACCGAGCTGGCGCTCATGGAGACCGACGACGAGCCCGCGCAGCTGGCCTACGCCGGCGCTCTGGCGCAGTGGGGCGACGCGGGCGGCTACGAGGCCGAGGTCACTTGGGACACGGTCACCGTCGCCGCGCTCGGCGTCCCCTACGACCGCTGCAAGTACCGCGAGCTGTCGACGCTGTCCGGGGGTGAGCAGAAGCGGCTGGCGCTCGAGGCGCTGCTGCGCGGACCCGAGCAGGTCCTGCTGCTCGACGAGCCGGACAACTACCTCGACGTCCCGGGCAAGCGGTGGCTGGAGGAGCGGCTGCGGGAGACCCGCAAGACCGTGCTGTTCGTCAGCCACGACCGGGAGCTGCTCTCCCGCGTCGCCGACCGGGTGGTCACCGTCGAGGGCGGGACGACGTGGGTGCACGGCGGCGGCTTCGCCGGCTACCCCGAGGCCCGCGCGGCGCGGCACGAGCGGATGGCCGAGGTGCGCCGCCGCTGGGAGGAGGAGCACCAGCGGCTGGTCGACCTCGTGCGCACGCTGCAGCAGCAGGCGGCCAACTCCCCGGACATGGCCAGCCGCTACTCCGCCGCGCAGACCCGGCTGGCGAAGTTCGAGGCGGCCGGCCCGCCGCCGGACCGCCCGCCGGAGCAGCGGGTGGCGATGCGGCTGCGCGGCGGGCGCACCGGCGTCCGGGCCGTCACGGCCGAGCAGCTGGAGCTGTCCGGGCTGATGCGGCCCTTCGACCTGGAGGTCTGGTACGGCGACCGGGTCGCCGTGCTGGGCGCCAACGGCGCCGGGAAGTCGCACTTCCTGCGGCTGCTGGCCGGGCAGGACGTCGCGCACACCGGCTCGTGGCGGCTCGGCGCGCGCGTCGTCCCCGGGTTCTTCGCCCAGACCCACGCCCACCCCGAATGGCAGGACCGGACGCCGGTCGACCTGCTGTGGCACGGCGAGCCCGGTCGTCCCGGCGTCGACCGGGGCCGGGCCATGGCGGTGCTGCGCCGCTACGGGCTCACCGACTCCGCCGACCAGCCGTTCCGCACGCTGTCGGGTGGGCAGCAGGCGCGGCTGCAGGTGCTCGTGCTGGAGCTGTCCGGCGCGACGCTGCTGCTCCTCGACGAGCCCACCGACAACCTCGACGTCCTCTCCGCCGAGGCGCTCGAGGAGGCGCTGGCCGCCTTCGACGGCACGGTCCTCGCGGTCACGCACGACCGCTGGTTCGCCCGCACCTTCGACCGGTTCCTCATCTTCGGCGCCGACGGGCGGGTGTACGAGTCGGCCGAGCCGGTGTTCGACGAGACCCGGGTCGCCCGCGCCCGCTGACCGGCGGGAGCACCATCGGCGGTGGCCCGGGCCTACGGGAGCGCACCGTCAACGACGGGGACGTCGAGGGCTTCGTCGCCCTCTACGCCGCGGACGCCTGCCTGATCGGACCCGACGGCGCGACCCTCACGGGCACCGCGGCGATCCGTGAGGCCATGACCCCGCTGTTCGCCCTGAGGGCCGCATGACGGTCGCCACCCACCACGTCGTCGAGACGGGGGACCTGGCCCTGCTGGGGAGCGAGTGGAGCCACAGCGCCGGTGACGTGCAGATGTCGGGGGTCGCATCCGAGCTGGCGCAGCGGCAGGCGGGCGGCGGGTGGCTCCACGTCATCGACCCCCTACGCCGGCCGGCCTGCCGAGGCGCCCGTGACGCAGGCGTCCGCGGCCGGCGGGGCCCGACTCGCCGCGCCGTCAGGACGCCTTGACAGTCAGGGCAGCCTGACGGACGCTGGGGCATGGACGTCGACGACCTCGAACGGCAGCACACCCTCGGCAGCGCCGTCCGGCGGTACGAGGAGCTGCGCGCCCGGGACTCCCTGGCCGACCCCGACGACCCGGGCGGCCCGCGCCCGCTCTCCCGTGAGGAGGCGCTGGAGCTGCTGGCCCTCGGCGAGGTGATCGCCCGGCGCGCGGCCCAGGGGCGCCAGCTCACCGTGCGCACCGCGCGGACGACCGGGGCGTCATGGGCGCAGATCGGCCGCGCGCTCGGCGCGACCCGGCAGTCGGCGTGGGAGGCGCACCGGCGGTGGGTCGACGCCCAGGTCGCCCGCCGCGGCGAGTCCGGCCACATGGGCTTCGACGACGACGAGGCCGCCGAGGCGCGGGCGCTGCTCGCCAACGACGCCGACTGAGGGAGGACCTCCCTGCCCCCGCTCGCTCGCGGCGGGACCCTGCACGGGGGCCGTTCCCGCACGTCGCCGCGAGCGGGCTCACAGGTCGACGTCGGGCTCCCCGGTGCCGCCGATCCGGTCGAGCTCGGCCATCTCCGCCGGGCCGAGCACCCGTGCCGCGGCCTGCAGGTTCTCCTCCAGGTGCGCCACCGACGACGTCCCGGGGATGAGCAGCAGGTTCGGCGAGCGGGCCAGCAGCCAGGCCAGCGCGACCTGCATCGGCGTGGTCTCCAGCCGCCGGGCGACGGTCTCCAGGGCCGCCGACTGCAGTGGCGTGAACCCGCCGAGCGGGAAGAACGGCACGTAGGCGATGCCCTCGCGGGCCAGCGCGTCGACCATCGGGTCGTCGTCGCGGTGCACGAGGTTGTAGTGGTTCTGCACGCACACCACCGGGGCGATCGACCGCGCCTCGGCGAACTGCTGGGTGGTCACGTTGGAGACGCCGAGGTGGCGGATCAGCCCCTGCTGCTGCAGCTCGGCCAGCACGCCGAACGGCTCGGCGAGCGAGCGCTCCACGGGCGCGTCGACGCCGGGCATCCGCAGGTTGACCACGTCGAGCACGTCGAGACCGAGGTGGTCGAGGTTGTCCTGCACCGCCGAGCGCAGCTCGTCGGGGGAGAGGGCCTCGGGCCACTCGCCGTCCGGCGTCCGCCGGGCGCCGACCTTGGTGACGATGGTGAGCTGCTCGGGGTAGGGGTGCAGGGCCTCGCGGATGATCTCGTTGGTGACGTGCGGGCCGTAGTAGTCGCTGGTGTCGACGTGGTCGACGCCGAGCTCGACGGCCCGGCGCAACACCGCGACGGCGGCCTCCCGGTCGGCCGGGGGCCCCATGATGTGCGGGCCGGACAGCCGCATGGCGCCGTAGCCGATGCGGTTCACCGTGCGGTCCCCGAGCACGAACTGTCCTGACCTCTCGGCGGTCGTCGTCGTCATGACGGCTCCCTACCCGGTCGCGCGGTGCCACGCGCGGGACCTCAGGCGGCGCGGCGGACCTCCGCGCCGACGGTCTGCCGCCACTGCCGGACGTCGGCGTCGACCCGCGCGGTCTCCCGGTGGTCGGCCCGCCGGGCCAGCAGGGCCAGCACGGTCCCCGCCAGGGCCAGCGCGGCGCCCACCCACATCGGCGCGGTGTAGCCCAGGCCCCGCGAGATGACCAGCGCGCCCAGCGCCGCGCCCGCCGCGTTGGCCACGTTGAACGCCGCCTGGTTGGCGGCCGAGACCAGGCTGCCGCCGCGCACCCGGGCGGCCTCGATGACGCCGTTCTGCACCACCGGGCCCATGGAGAACGCCACGGTGCCGAACAGCACGAGCAGGACGACGGCGGCGACCGGCGTGCGCGCCAGGAAGGCGAAGGCGGCGAGCAGGACCACGGTGGCCAGCAGGCCGACCGCGACGAAGGAGAAGCCGTACCGGTCCCCGAGCCGGCCGCCGGCCAGCGTGCCGACCGTGGTGCCGACGCCGAACAGCGCCAGCACCGGCGTCACCCAGCCCTCGGGGATGCCGCCGAGCTCGGTGAGGATCGGGCTGACGTAACTGTAGACGGCGAACAGCGCCGCGAAGCCGACCATCGTCAGGCCCAGGACCAGCCACACCTGCCCGCGGCGGAACGCGGCGAGCTCGGCGCGCAGGTCGCCGCGCTCGCCCACCCCGGCCGGGACCCAGGCCAGCAGACCGGCGATGGTGACCAGGCCGATGACGGCGATCCCGCCGAGGACGAACCGCCAGCTGGTCTGCTGGGCGACGAAGGTGCCCAGCGGGACGCCGACGACGTTGGCCAGCGTGAGGCCGACGATCATGAGCGAGATGGCCTGGGTGGCCCGCTCCGGCGCGACCAGCCGGCGGGCGGCGACCGCGCCGACGCCGAAGAAGGAGCCGTGCGCCAGCGCGGTGAGCACGCGGGCGGCGGCGAGCGTCTCGTAGGTGGGCGCCAGCGCCGAGAGCGCGTTGCCGACGACGAACACGACCATCAGCGCGACCAGCGTCTGCCGCGGGGAGAAACGGACCCCGAGCGCGGTGAGGGTCGGGGCGCCGACGACGACGCCGACGGCGTAGGCGGAGATCAGCAGGCCGACGGCCGACACCGAGACGCCGAGACCGGTGGCGATCTCGGGCAGCATGCCCATGACCACGAACTCGGTGGTGCCGATGCCGAAGGCGCCGACGGCGAGGGCGAGCAGGGCGCGAGGCACGGGGGAGCACTCCAGGGACGACGGCGGGCGTACGGACGTCGTCGTCCGGTCCCCTGGTGCATCGCCCGGATCCCGGCGGTCATGCCCCGGGTGCCGGGTGCGTCTGCTCACACGTGCCCGTCCGCGGACCTGCACGGGGCGGGTCCGCGGACGGGCACGGAGGGCCTGGGTCAGGGCTGGAGCAGCACCTTCACCGCGCCGTCCTTCTTCTCGCGGAAGTCGGCGTAGGCCTGCGGCGCCTGCTCGAGCGGGACCCGGTGGGTGGCGAAGTCGTCGACACCGAGCGGGTCGCCCTCCACCAGCAGCGGCAGGATGTCGGGCACCCAGCGCCACACGTTGGCCTGGCCCATGCGCAGCTGGACCTGCTTGTCGAACATCTTCGACAGCGGCATCGGGTCGGTGGCCCCGCCGTAGACGCCGGACAGCGAGATGGTCCCGCCGCGCCGCACCGCCTCGATGGCCGTGTTCAGCGCCGCCAGCCGGTCGACGCCGGCGACCTTCATCACCGGCGCCATGATCGCGTCCGGGATGATCGCCGTGGCCTTCTGCGCGAGGCTGGCCAGCGGGGAGCCGTGCGCCTCCATGCCGACGGCGTCGATGACCGCGTCGGGGCCGCGGCCGTCGGTGGCGTCGCGGATCGCACCGACGACGTCGGCCTGGTCGGTGGAGCGGATGACCTCGGTGCCGCGGGCGATGGCCCGGGCGATGCGCTCCGGGACGACGTCGGAGGCGTACACGTCGTCGATGCCGAGGTGGTGGGCGATGCGGGTGCACATGTCGCCGATCGGCCCGAGCCCCAGCACGAGCAGCGTGCCGCCGGGCGGCACGGCGGCGTACTGGACGGCCTGCCAGGAGGTCGGCAGGACGTCGGAGAGGTAGACGAAGCGGTCGTCGGGCAGGCCGCCGGGGACCTTGATCGGCAGCGTGTTGCCGAAGGGCACCCGCAGGTACTCGGCCTGCCCGCCGGGCACCTGGCCGTAGAGCTTCGTGTAGCCGAACAGCGAGGCGCCGAAGCCCTGCTCGCGGTTCTGGGTGGTCTCGCACTGCGACTGCAGCCCCTGCGAGCACATCCAGCAGGTGCCACAGGAGATGTTGAACGGCACGACGACGCGGTCGCCCGGCTGCACGGCGGTCACCGCCGACCCCACCTCGCGGACGACGCCCATCGGCTCGTGGCCCATGACGTCGCCCACGGACATGAACGGCGCCATGACCTCGATGAGGTGCAGGTCGGACCCGCAGATGCCGCTCGAGGTGACCTCGACGACGACGTCGGTGTCCTCCTGGATGGTCGGGTCGGGGACGGTGTCCACCTGTACGTCGGCACGGCCGTGCCAGGTCACTGCGCGCATGAGTCCGCTCCTCGGGTGCTCGTCCAGGGGTTCTGTCCCGGGTTCTGCCCCACGTGAGCCTCATCGCGCCCGGTTCAACGCTCAACCGGCGTGTTCGTGACCCAGCGTGAAGCCAGTTCGACGGGCCGTCGAACGACATCCGTGCAGCTCTGTGGGCAGCGCCACACAACCGCACCCACGTACCCACCCGGTCAGGTCACGAAAACATAACGGCGTGTTTACATGGGTCCCGTCCGCTTCCCCGGGCACCGCACGAGATCCCCTGTCCCCGACGGAAGTCAGGTGCATGACCGAGCTCCACCCCGACCGCCTCTCCGACGGAGGGACCGCCCCGCGCACCGCCGCGGGCAGCCCCTCCCGCACGGCCGCAGCGACGACGCCCGCCCGGCGACGTCCCACGGCCGGGACGGCGGCCCAGCGGAAGGCCCCGCAGCGACGTCAGGGGGAGACGTCGTCGGCGGGGGAGGGCACGGCACCGCGTCCGGCCCGCCGTCCCGGCCCGCGTCCGCGGCCGACGCCGCATCCCCGGTCGCGGCCCGGCACGGCTCCGGTGGCCGCCGTCGCCGACGCGGCCGAGCTGGTCGCGGCCGCCGACGCCCAGGCGCTGGCCGTCGTCGCACCGGCGCCGGACGCCGAGGTCGTCGACGCCGGGACCGAGACCGCCGCAGAGGGCGACGCCGCCGCCGGGGACGCAGGTCTCCGCAGGGGCCGCCACGCGCCTCTCCGCCGGCTGCGCGCGCCGCGCCGCCGTCCCGGCCTCTACCTGGCCGTCGCCGTCGTGGGCGCGGTGGGGCTGGGCACGGCCACCGCCGGGGACGGGGTCGCGCTGGCCGAGGGCCCCACCCCGGTGGGCGCGTCGGTGAGCGTGGCCGAGGAGCTCGGCATCCGTGGCGAGGACCTGTCACCGGCCGCGCAGGCGGCGGTCATCGAGTCCGACGCCGAGGTGCTGCTCGGCGAGGTCACCGCCAGCCGCACCGCCCGCGAGGCCGAGGAGGCCGCCGCGGCGCAGGCCCAGGCCGAGGCCGACCGGGTCGCCTCGGAGGCCGCCGCTGCCGCAGCGGCCGAGGCCGCCCGTCCGCGGGCGGTCCTGCCGGTCGACGGCGCCCGGCTGACCAGCACGTTCGGCCCCCGGTGGGGCTCGCTGCACGCCGGCATCGACCTGGCCGCGCCGGTCGGCACGCCGGAGTACGCGGCTGCCGACGGCGTCGTCCTGGAGGCCGGCCCGGCCGGCGGCTACGGCCTGGTCGTGTACGTCCGGCACGGGAACGGTGACGTCACCGTCTACGGGCACATGGAGGAGATCCTCGTGGAGCCCGGCCAGGTGGTCCGCGCCGGCGACACCATCGCGCTGCTGGGCAACCGCGGGCAGTCCACCGGCCCGCACCTGCACTTCGAGGTGCACGTGGGCGGCATCGACGGCGAGCGCGTCGACCCGCTGCCGTGGCTGCGGGAGCGCGGCGTCACCGTCTGAGAAAGGACCCTGCTGCCCCCCACCCCTCGCAGGCTCGGGGCGGGACCCTGCAGCAGGGCCGCCGCTGCCCCCCACCCCTCGCAGGCTCGGGGCGGGACCCTGCAGCAGGGCCGCCGCTGCCCCCCACCCCTCGCAGGCTCGGGGCGGGACCCTGCAGCAGGGCCGCCGCTGTCCCGGCCCGGCCGGTCCGGGCAGGTGGGGCGGTCGGGGACACTGCCCTGCAGGAGGTGGGCGATGGGTGCCGGGCACGACCACGGGACCGCCGCGGGGAGCTCCCGCGGACGGCTGGCCGTCGTCCTCGGGCTCACCGTCGCGGTGCTCGTGGCCGAGGTCGTCGGGGCGCTGGTGTCCGGGTCGCTGGCCCTGCTCGCCGACGCCGGGCACATGGCCACCGACGCGCTCGGGATCGGGCTGGCCCTCGGCGCGGTCACGCTGGCCCAGCGCCCGGCCCGCGGACGGCGCACCTTCGGCTGGCAGCGGGCGGAGATCCTCGCCGCCGTCGCCAACGGGCTGCTGCTCACCGGCGTCGCGGTCGTGGTGGTCGTCGAGGCGGTGCGCCGCGTCGGGGACCCGCCCGAGATCGACTCCGGGGTGGTCCTGGGGGTCGCCGCCGCCGGGCTGGCCGCCAACCTCGCCGGCCTGGCGCTGCTGCACCGCGGCCGCCGCGGCTCGCTCGCCGTCCGCGGCGCCCACCTGGAGGTGCTCGGCGACGCGCTCGGCTCGGTGGCCGTCCTCGTCGCCGGTGGCGTCGTCGCCCTGACCGGGTGGACGCCGGTCGACACGCTCGCCGCGCTGCTGGTCGGCTGCCTGGTGCTCCCGCGCGCGTGGGCGCTGCTGCGCGACGCGCTCGACGTGCTGCTCGAGGCCGCGCCCCGCGACGTCGACCTGGACCGGGTGCGCGCGCACGTGCTCGGCGTCGAGGGCGTCGTCGGCGTCCACGACCTGCACGCCTGGACGATCACCTCGGGGCTGCCGGTGCTGTCCGCGCACGTCGTCGTCACCGACGAGGCGCTGGCCGCCGGTCACGGCGGGCGGGTGCTCGACGCGCTCGGGTCCTGCCTGGGCGAGCACTTCGACGTCGCCCACTGCACCTTCCAGATCGAGGCGGAGGCGCACGCCGGCCACGAGGCGCCCGTCCACGACTGACGAAGGACCACCCTCCCCCCCACGCCTCGCACGCTCGGCGCGGGGCCCTGAAGGGTGGCCGTTCCATCTCGTCACCAGGTGGGACAGTGGGAGCGGACGACCGATCGGGCTGGAGGCGCAGGTGGAGCACGGGCACCACTCGGGCATGTGGGTGCCCGACGAGCCACCCACGTGGGGGCGGCTGTTCCTGCCGCACCTCGACGCCTGGTCGGTCCTGCCGGTGCTCGCCCTGCTCGGCCTGGCCGCCTACCTGGTCGGCACGGTCCGGCTGCGCCGCTCGGGCGTGGCCTGGCCGTGGTGGCGGGCGGCGTCGTGGGCCGCCGGGTGCCTCGCGCTGTTCGCCGTCACCGGCACCTGGCTGAACGGCTACAGCATGGTGCTGTTCAGCGTGCACATGTCGCAGCACATGGTGCTGTCGATGGTGGCGCCGCTGCTGCTCCTGATGGGCCGGCCGGTGACGCTGGCGCTGCGGGCGCTGCCGCGGGGGAGGGGTGTGGCCGGGGTGCCGCGCGCGCTGCTGCTCGACGCGCTGCACAGCCGGGTCGCGCGCTTCGTCTCCCACCCGCTGTTCACGCTGCCGCTGTTCCTGGTCAGCCTCTACGGCGTCTACTTCACGCCCGTCTTCGACGCCCTGATGGGCGACCCGGTCGGGCACCAGTTCATGCTCGCCCACTTCACCGTCACCGGGCTGCTCTTCTTCGGGCCGATCCTCGCCCAGGACCCGTGGCCGCGGCAGGTGGGCCACGGCGGCCGGATGCTCGAGCTGCTGGTCCCGATGCCGTTCCACGCCTTCTTCGGCGTCGCGATCATGATGTCGTCGTCGCTGGTGGTGCGGACCTTCGCCGACCCGCCGGCCGCCTGGGGCGTCGACCCGCTGGCCGACCAGAACACCGCCGGCAGCATCGCCTGGTCCTTCGGCGAGCTGCCGACGGTGCTGGTCCTCGCCGTCGTGCTGTTCTCGTGGATGGGCTCGGAGGAGCGCCGCGGCCAGCGGATCACCCGCGTCGCCGAGCGCACCGACGACGCCGAGCTCGAGGCCTACAACGCCCGCCTCCGCGACATGGCGGGCCGCACCGGGGGCTGACTCCCGGGTCGTCGCCCCCGGCTCACCCCACGTGGACGGGGGCGTCGCCCGCCGGCAGGTCCTGCTTGGTCGCCTTGACCAGCACCGCCGCCGCGACGGCGCCCAGGACCAGCAGGCCGGCCGCCCAGGTGAAGGCGGTGGTGTAGCCCTCGACCTGCGCGGCCAGGCCGACCGCCGGGTCCTGCGGGTCGGCCCCGGAGGTCAGGACGTCGGCGGTGTAGGTGCTGATGGCGCCCACCGACAGCGAGGCCAGGACCGCGGTGCCGATCGAGGCGCCGACCTGCTGGGTGGCGTTGAGCATCGCGCTGGCCGCACCGGCGTCGTGCTCCCCGGCGCCCACGAGCGCCAGGTTGGACAGCGGCACGAAGGTGAAGCCGAGGCCCAGGCCGAGCAGCAGCTGGCCCGGGAAGGGCAGCGCCCAGAAGCCGGTGTCGACGCCGACGAAGGACAACGTGAACAGCCCCGCGGCCGCCAGCAGCCCGCCGAGGACCATGAGCGGCTTCGGGCCCACCCGCGGCACCAGCGCGCTGGCCGCACCGGCCGAGACGAAGACGCCCAGCGTCGTCGGCAGCGAGGCGAGGCCGGCCACGACCGGCTCGTAGCCGAGCACCTGCTGGAAGTACAGGCTCAGGAAGAAGAACGCCCCGATCAGGCCGGCGCCGACCAGCGTCGAGGTCAGGTAGGCCCCGCCGCGGTTGCGGTCGAGGACGATCCGCATCGGCAGCAGCGGGTTGCGGGTGCGCAGCTCCAGCAGGACGAACAGCGCCACCAGCACCAGCCCGGCGACGATGAACAGCCACGCCGCACCGTCGGTCCAGCCGCTGTCCGGCGTCACCAGGGTCGGGTCGCCCTGCGCCGCCGCCCGGGCGTTGGCCGCCGCGGCCTCCGCGGCGTTGGTCTGCGAGGCCTCGGCCACCCGGGTGAAGCCGTAGACGATCGAGGCCAGGCCGAGCGTGATCAGCACGGCGCCGGGGATGTCGTAGCGGGTGTCCCCGGGGGCCTTGCTCTCCGGGACGATCGGGATCGCCAGGACGACGGCGAGCAGCGCCACCGGCAGGTTGACCCAGAAGCACCAGCGCCAGTCGGCGTACTCGGTGAGCACGCCGCCGAGCAGCAGGCCGACCGCCGAGCCGCCGCCGGCGATGGCGCCGTAGACGCCGAAGGCCTTGGCGCGCTCCCTCGGGTCGGTGAACAGCACGGTCAGCAGCGCCAGGGACGCCGGGGCCAGCAGGGCGCCGAAGACGCCCTGCAGGGCGCGGGCGGCGAACAGCATCGCCTCGTTCTGGGCGATGCCGCCGAGCGCCGAGGCGACGGCGAAGCCGACCGCACCGACCAGGTAGGTCCGCTTGCGGCCCCAGTAGTCGGCGATGCGCCCGCCGAGCAGCAGGAAGCCGCCGAAGGTCAGCGTGTACGCGGTCACGATCCACTGCTGGGACGCCGCGGTGATCCCCAGGTCGGTCGACACGGCGGGCAGCGCGATGTTGACGATCGTGGCGTCGAGGATGACCAGCAGCACGGTCATCGCGATGACGCCGAGCGCCAGCCAGCGCTTCTCGTAGGGCTCTGTCGCCGTGGTCTCCGGACCGGCGGCAGGGGTGGAGGCGTGGGTCATGAGGTCCTCAGGGTCGTGCGGGGGAGGGGACCGAGTTCGTCGGCCGAACCTGCAAGGTAACCCTCTGCAACCATGACCCCGTGCCCGTTTCGCTGGTCGTGATGGCCGACACGCACCTGCCCCGGCGCGCACGTGACCTACCTCATGCGCTGTGGGCGGCCGTCGACGCCGCCGACCTCGTGGTGCACGCCGGCGACTGGGTGGACGTCTCGCTGCTCGACGCGCTCGAGGCGCGGGCCCGCCGGCTGCTCGCCGTCCACGGCAACAACGACCACGGGGCGCTGCGCGAGCGGCTCCCCGAGGTGGCGCGGGCCGACGTCGAGGGGCTGCGGATCGCCGTCGTGCACGAGACCGGCGACGCGAAGGGGCGCGAGCGCCGCTGCGCCGCCCGCTTCCCCGACACCGACGTCCTCTTCTTCGGGCACAGCCACATCCCCTGGGACACCACCGCCGGGACCGGCCTGCGGTTGCTCAACCCCGGCTCGCCCACCGACCGCCGCCGTCAGCCGCACGGCACGTTCGTGACCGCCGTCGCCGCCGACGGCGCGCTGTTCGAGGTGACCTTCCACCCGGTGCCGCGCGGGCCCCGGCCGTGACGGCCGCGCGGTGACCGGGTCGCAGGCCCCACCGGCCGCCCGCTGGCGGTACCTCGCCGTCGGGCTCACCGGCCTGGTCGCCGCCTGCGCGGCCCAGAACGGCCTGCCGTTCCTCACCGTCGCGCTGCGCGAGGAGGGGCTGAGCCTGCCGCAGGCCGGGCTGCTGGTCAGCGCCCCCACCGCCGGCCTCGTGCTGACCCTGCTGCTCTGGGGCGCCCTGGCCGACCGCCACGGCGAGCGCCTCGTGCTCTCCTGCGGCCTGGCGATCGCCGCCGGCGGGCTCACCGGCGCCGCGCTCGCCGACGCC
This region of Geodermatophilus bullaregiensis genomic DNA includes:
- a CDS encoding aldo/keto reductase family oxidoreductase encodes the protein MTTTTAERSGQFVLGDRTVNRIGYGAMRLSGPHIMGPPADREAAVAVLRRAVELGVDHVDTSDYYGPHVTNEIIREALHPYPEQLTIVTKVGARRTPDGEWPEALSPDELRSAVQDNLDHLGLDVLDVVNLRMPGVDAPVERSLAEPFGVLAELQQQGLIRHLGVSNVTTQQFAEARSIAPVVCVQNHYNLVHRDDDPMVDALAREGIAYVPFFPLGGFTPLQSAALETVARRLETTPMQVALAWLLARSPNLLLIPGTSSVAHLEENLQAAARVLGPAEMAELDRIGGTGEPDVDL
- a CDS encoding cation diffusion facilitator family transporter; translation: MGAGHDHGTAAGSSRGRLAVVLGLTVAVLVAEVVGALVSGSLALLADAGHMATDALGIGLALGAVTLAQRPARGRRTFGWQRAEILAAVANGLLLTGVAVVVVVEAVRRVGDPPEIDSGVVLGVAAAGLAANLAGLALLHRGRRGSLAVRGAHLEVLGDALGSVAVLVAGGVVALTGWTPVDTLAALLVGCLVLPRAWALLRDALDVLLEAAPRDVDLDRVRAHVLGVEGVVGVHDLHAWTITSGLPVLSAHVVVTDEALAAGHGGRVLDALGSCLGEHFDVAHCTFQIEAEAHAGHEAPVHD
- a CDS encoding MFS transporter yields the protein MTHASTPAAGPETTATEPYEKRWLALGVIAMTVLLVILDATIVNIALPAVSTDLGITAASQQWIVTAYTLTFGGFLLLGGRIADYWGRKRTYLVGAVGFAVASALGGIAQNEAMLFAARALQGVFGALLAPASLALLTVLFTDPRERAKAFGVYGAIAGGGSAVGLLLGGVLTEYADWRWCFWVNLPVALLAVVLAIPIVPESKAPGDTRYDIPGAVLITLGLASIVYGFTRVAEASQTNAAEAAAANARAAAQGDPTLVTPDSGWTDGAAWLFIVAGLVLVALFVLLELRTRNPLLPMRIVLDRNRGGAYLTSTLVGAGLIGAFFFLSLYFQQVLGYEPVVAGLASLPTTLGVFVSAGAASALVPRVGPKPLMVLGGLLAAAGLFTLSFVGVDTGFWALPFPGQLLLGLGLGFTFVPLSNLALVGAGEHDAGAASAMLNATQQVGASIGTAVLASLSVGAISTYTADVLTSGADPQDPAVGLAAQVEGYTTAFTWAAGLLVLGAVAAAVLVKATKQDLPAGDAPVHVG
- a CDS encoding cytochrome c oxidase assembly protein, whose amino-acid sequence is MEHGHHSGMWVPDEPPTWGRLFLPHLDAWSVLPVLALLGLAAYLVGTVRLRRSGVAWPWWRAASWAAGCLALFAVTGTWLNGYSMVLFSVHMSQHMVLSMVAPLLLLMGRPVTLALRALPRGRGVAGVPRALLLDALHSRVARFVSHPLFTLPLFLVSLYGVYFTPVFDALMGDPVGHQFMLAHFTVTGLLFFGPILAQDPWPRQVGHGGRMLELLVPMPFHAFFGVAIMMSSSLVVRTFADPPAAWGVDPLADQNTAGSIAWSFGELPTVLVLAVVLFSWMGSEERRGQRITRVAERTDDAELEAYNARLRDMAGRTGG
- a CDS encoding ABC-F family ATP-binding cassette domain-containing protein, yielding MGYVDVSGVRHTLPGGRVLLDDVSFRVGDGARAALVGENGAGKTTLLRIVAGDLVPEAGTVSRSGGLGVMRQFIGSVRDDTTVQRFLVDLSAPAVREAWDTLEATELALMETDDEPAQLAYAGALAQWGDAGGYEAEVTWDTVTVAALGVPYDRCKYRELSTLSGGEQKRLALEALLRGPEQVLLLDEPDNYLDVPGKRWLEERLRETRKTVLFVSHDRELLSRVADRVVTVEGGTTWVHGGGFAGYPEARAARHERMAEVRRRWEEEHQRLVDLVRTLQQQAANSPDMASRYSAAQTRLAKFEAAGPPPDRPPEQRVAMRLRGGRTGVRAVTAEQLELSGLMRPFDLEVWYGDRVAVLGANGAGKSHFLRLLAGQDVAHTGSWRLGARVVPGFFAQTHAHPEWQDRTPVDLLWHGEPGRPGVDRGRAMAVLRRYGLTDSADQPFRTLSGGQQARLQVLVLELSGATLLLLDEPTDNLDVLSAEALEEALAAFDGTVLAVTHDRWFARTFDRFLIFGADGRVYESAEPVFDETRVARAR
- a CDS encoding M23 family metallopeptidase; its protein translation is MAAVADAAELVAAADAQALAVVAPAPDAEVVDAGTETAAEGDAAAGDAGLRRGRHAPLRRLRAPRRRPGLYLAVAVVGAVGLGTATAGDGVALAEGPTPVGASVSVAEELGIRGEDLSPAAQAAVIESDAEVLLGEVTASRTAREAEEAAAAQAQAEADRVASEAAAAAAAEAARPRAVLPVDGARLTSTFGPRWGSLHAGIDLAAPVGTPEYAAADGVVLEAGPAGGYGLVVYVRHGNGDVTVYGHMEEILVEPGQVVRAGDTIALLGNRGQSTGPHLHFEVHVGGIDGERVDPLPWLRERGVTV
- a CDS encoding MFS transporter gives rise to the protein MPRALLALAVGAFGIGTTEFVVMGMLPEIATGLGVSVSAVGLLISAYAVGVVVGAPTLTALGVRFSPRQTLVALMVVFVVGNALSALAPTYETLAAARVLTALAHGSFFGVGAVAARRLVAPERATQAISLMIVGLTLANVVGVPLGTFVAQQTSWRFVLGGIAVIGLVTIAGLLAWVPAGVGERGDLRAELAAFRRGQVWLVLGLTMVGFAALFAVYSYVSPILTELGGIPEGWVTPVLALFGVGTTVGTLAGGRLGDRYGFSFVAVGLLATVVLLAAFAFLARTPVAAVVLLVLFGTVAFSMGPVVQNGVIEAARVRGGSLVSAANQAAFNVANAAGAALGALVISRGLGYTAPMWVGAALALAGTVLALLARRADHRETARVDADVRQWRQTVGAEVRRAA
- a CDS encoding alcohol dehydrogenase catalytic domain-containing protein is translated as MRAVTWHGRADVQVDTVPDPTIQEDTDVVVEVTSSGICGSDLHLIEVMAPFMSVGDVMGHEPMGVVREVGSAVTAVQPGDRVVVPFNISCGTCWMCSQGLQSQCETTQNREQGFGASLFGYTKLYGQVPGGQAEYLRVPFGNTLPIKVPGGLPDDRFVYLSDVLPTSWQAVQYAAVPPGGTLLVLGLGPIGDMCTRIAHHLGIDDVYASDVVPERIARAIARGTEVIRSTDQADVVGAIRDATDGRGPDAVIDAVGMEAHGSPLASLAQKATAIIPDAIMAPVMKVAGVDRLAALNTAIEAVRRGGTISLSGVYGGATDPMPLSKMFDKQVQLRMGQANVWRWVPDILPLLVEGDPLGVDDFATHRVPLEQAPQAYADFREKKDGAVKVLLQP